From a single Cupriavidus taiwanensis LMG 19424 genomic region:
- a CDS encoding MFS transporter: MLSLAMGLRQSLGIFMPPLTRDIGISVSDFTVAIAVQNLAWGLLQPLAGAWATRIGFRPLMMAGSLLYVTGLVLLATAHSLVGVTLGAGVAIGASMACTGSALAMAVAARPVPAALRSTVLGLVSGAGSLGALLAAPIGQMVTQAYGWRTGLAAFVLLALVMLPAAWAAGRVDRLPLATPAGIGQDNARQALGTALRHAPFVVMALAYFVCGMQLVFLTTHLPSYLDVCGMDPMLSAEALGVIGGFNVLGSIFFGWAGGRYNKLMLLGGIYTLRSLALTWYFSSAPTPQSTLVFAAVMGFLWLGVAPLVSGWIAETFGLRWQAMLGGVAFFSHQIGSFVGAFGGGLVYDALGSYTVAWQAGVALGLAAGLAQIAFAVATRPRPPLMATS; encoded by the coding sequence ATGCTGAGCCTGGCCATGGGCCTGCGCCAGAGCCTGGGCATCTTCATGCCACCGCTGACGCGCGATATCGGCATCTCGGTGTCGGATTTCACCGTCGCCATCGCCGTGCAGAACCTGGCGTGGGGGCTGCTGCAGCCGCTCGCCGGCGCGTGGGCCACGCGCATCGGCTTCCGTCCGCTGATGATGGCGGGCTCGCTGCTGTACGTGACCGGCCTGGTGCTGCTGGCGACCGCGCACAGCCTGGTCGGCGTCACGCTCGGTGCGGGCGTGGCCATCGGCGCGTCGATGGCCTGCACCGGCAGCGCGCTGGCGATGGCGGTGGCGGCGCGGCCGGTGCCGGCGGCGCTGCGCAGCACGGTGCTGGGGCTGGTGTCGGGCGCGGGCTCGCTCGGCGCGCTGCTGGCGGCGCCGATCGGACAGATGGTGACCCAGGCCTATGGCTGGCGCACCGGGCTGGCCGCGTTCGTGCTGCTGGCGCTGGTGATGCTGCCGGCGGCGTGGGCGGCCGGGCGCGTCGACCGGCTGCCGCTGGCGACGCCGGCGGGCATCGGCCAGGACAACGCGCGCCAGGCGCTGGGCACCGCGCTGCGCCATGCGCCGTTCGTGGTGATGGCGCTGGCGTACTTTGTCTGCGGCATGCAGCTGGTGTTCCTGACCACGCACCTGCCGTCGTATCTGGACGTGTGCGGCATGGATCCGATGCTCAGCGCCGAAGCGCTGGGCGTGATCGGCGGCTTCAACGTGCTGGGCAGCATCTTCTTCGGCTGGGCCGGCGGCCGCTACAACAAGCTGATGCTGCTGGGCGGAATCTATACGCTGCGTTCGCTCGCGCTGACGTGGTATTTCTCGTCGGCACCGACGCCGCAGAGCACGCTGGTATTCGCCGCGGTCATGGGCTTCCTGTGGCTCGGGGTGGCGCCGCTGGTATCGGGCTGGATCGCCGAGACCTTCGGCCTGCGCTGGCAGGCAATGCTGGGCGGCGTGGCCTTCTTCAGCCACCAGATCGGCAGCTTTGTCGGCGCCTTCGGCGGCGGGCTGGTCTATGACGCACTGGGCTCCTATACCGTAGCCTGGCAGGCCGGCGTGGCGCTGGGGCTGGCCGCGGGGCTTGCGCAGATCGCTTTCGCGGTGGCGACGCGGCCGCGGCCGCCGTTGATGGCGACGTCCTGA
- the purT gene encoding formate-dependent phosphoribosylglycinamide formyltransferase, which yields MTTLGTPLSPSATKVMLLGSGELGKEVLIALQRLGVETIAVDRYDNAPGQQVAHHARTIAMSDPDQLKALIEAEKPHLVVPEIEAIATPMLETLEAAGTVRVIPTARAARLTMDREGIRRLAAESLGLPTSPYKFCDSLEELQAAIDGGIGYPCVVKPVMSSSGKGQSKIDGPEGVKAAWDYAMAGGRVSHGRVIVEGFIDFDYEITLLTVRAIGASGQVETRFCAPIGHVQVSGDYVESWQPQPMHPAALASAQRIAQAVTADLGGMGLFGVELFVKGEQVWFSEVSPRPHDTGMVTMATQWQNEFELHARAILGLPVDTTLRSPGASAVIYGGVEAQGVVFDGVDQALRVPQTEVRLFGKPESFARRRMGVALAYADDIDTARTRAKEAASRVRPRAVG from the coding sequence ATGACCACCCTCGGAACGCCCCTTTCCCCCTCCGCCACCAAAGTGATGCTGCTCGGCTCCGGCGAGCTCGGCAAGGAGGTGCTGATCGCGTTGCAGCGCCTGGGCGTGGAGACGATCGCGGTCGACCGCTATGACAACGCGCCCGGCCAGCAGGTCGCGCATCACGCCCGCACCATCGCGATGAGCGACCCCGACCAGCTCAAGGCCCTGATCGAAGCCGAGAAGCCGCACCTGGTCGTGCCCGAGATCGAGGCCATCGCCACGCCGATGCTGGAAACGCTGGAAGCCGCCGGCACCGTGCGCGTGATTCCCACCGCCCGCGCCGCGCGCCTGACCATGGACCGCGAAGGCATCCGCCGGCTCGCCGCCGAATCGCTCGGGCTGCCAACCAGCCCCTACAAGTTCTGCGATTCGCTCGAAGAGTTGCAGGCCGCCATCGACGGCGGCATCGGCTACCCGTGCGTGGTCAAGCCGGTGATGAGCAGCTCCGGCAAGGGCCAGAGCAAGATCGACGGCCCCGAAGGCGTCAAGGCGGCGTGGGACTACGCCATGGCCGGCGGCCGCGTCAGCCACGGCCGCGTCATCGTCGAAGGCTTTATCGATTTCGACTACGAGATCACGCTGCTGACCGTTCGCGCGATCGGCGCCAGCGGACAGGTCGAAACCCGGTTCTGCGCGCCGATCGGCCACGTGCAGGTCAGCGGCGACTATGTCGAGAGCTGGCAGCCGCAGCCCATGCACCCGGCCGCGCTCGCCAGCGCGCAGCGCATCGCGCAGGCGGTCACCGCCGACCTCGGCGGCATGGGCCTGTTCGGCGTGGAGCTGTTCGTCAAGGGCGAACAGGTCTGGTTCAGCGAGGTCAGCCCGCGCCCGCACGACACCGGCATGGTGACCATGGCCACGCAATGGCAGAACGAATTTGAGCTGCATGCCCGCGCCATCCTCGGCCTGCCGGTCGACACCACGCTGCGCAGCCCCGGCGCCAGCGCCGTGATCTACGGCGGCGTGGAGGCGCAGGGCGTGGTCTTCGACGGCGTCGACCAGGCCTTGCGCGTGCCGCAGACCGAGGTGCGGCTGTTCGGCAAGCCGGAGAGCTTCGCCCGGCGCCGCATGGGCGTGGCGCTGGCGTATGCCGACGATATCGACACCGCGCGCACGCGGGCCAAGGAAGCCGCCAGCCGCGTGCGCCCGCGCGCGGTGGGCTGA
- a CDS encoding mechanosensitive ion channel family protein: MNFDALLELFQQRIPAHPWAQIALYLVALGLIAALAQWLFGHVMSRIAHRVLKVWGKTPWSTALTRHRAYRRFGYAVGFAVITVGIGEVPHMGRYALAIERLAHASLWVCFFLMLGGVLGAWQDVYAASRRAQTRSIKGYIQVGRLGLGLVCAVLVLSILINRSPLWMLSGLGALSAVLLLVFKDTLLSLVASTQLTSNDMLRIGDWIEMPQCNADGYVKDIALHTVKVQNWDNTVTTVPTYKLFSESYRNYRQMFESGARRIKRTLRLDAGSVRFLEDREVHALMRFRLLHDYLEEKQREVDEANRLLIAAGNDPVNRRRLTNIGTFRAYGIAYLKAHPEIHHDLLLNVRMMEPDSQGIPVEIYCFTALTAWMDYERIQGDVFDHLLAILPELGLRLYQAPSGADLNGVRIAPVLAAAQVAAAQAVQHAPAHGAAAGSHPM, encoded by the coding sequence ATGAATTTCGATGCCCTGCTGGAGCTGTTCCAGCAACGTATTCCCGCCCATCCATGGGCGCAGATCGCACTGTACCTGGTGGCGCTGGGGCTGATCGCCGCGCTCGCGCAATGGCTGTTCGGCCATGTGATGTCGCGCATCGCCCACCGGGTGCTGAAGGTGTGGGGCAAGACCCCGTGGAGCACGGCGCTGACGCGCCATCGTGCCTACCGGCGCTTCGGCTATGCGGTGGGCTTTGCCGTGATCACCGTCGGCATCGGCGAAGTCCCGCATATGGGCCGCTATGCGCTGGCGATCGAGCGCCTCGCGCATGCCAGCCTGTGGGTGTGCTTCTTCCTGATGCTCGGCGGCGTGCTGGGCGCCTGGCAGGACGTGTATGCCGCCAGCCGCCGCGCGCAGACGCGTTCGATCAAGGGCTATATCCAGGTGGGACGGCTGGGGCTGGGGCTGGTGTGCGCGGTGCTGGTGCTGTCGATCCTGATCAACCGCTCGCCGCTGTGGATGCTGTCCGGCCTGGGCGCGTTGTCGGCGGTGCTGCTGCTGGTGTTCAAGGACACGCTGCTGTCGCTGGTGGCGAGCACGCAGCTGACCTCCAACGACATGCTGCGCATCGGCGACTGGATCGAAATGCCCCAGTGCAATGCCGACGGCTACGTCAAGGACATCGCGCTGCATACGGTCAAGGTGCAGAACTGGGACAACACCGTGACCACGGTGCCGACCTACAAGCTGTTCTCGGAGAGCTATCGCAACTACCGCCAGATGTTCGAGTCCGGCGCGCGCCGGATCAAGCGCACCTTGCGATTGGATGCGGGCAGCGTGCGCTTCCTGGAAGACCGCGAAGTCCACGCGCTGATGCGCTTCCGCCTGCTGCACGACTATTTGGAAGAAAAGCAGCGCGAGGTCGACGAGGCCAACCGGCTGCTGATCGCCGCCGGCAACGACCCGGTCAACCGGCGCCGGCTGACCAATATCGGCACGTTCCGCGCCTATGGCATTGCCTACCTGAAGGCGCATCCCGAGATCCACCACGACCTGCTGCTGAACGTGCGCATGATGGAGCCCGATTCGCAGGGCATCCCGGTCGAGATCTACTGCTTTACCGCGCTGACCGCGTGGATGGACTACGAGCGCATCCAGGGCGATGTGTTCGACCACCTGCTGGCGATCCTGCCGGAACTGGGACTGCGGCTGTACCAGGCGCCGTCGGGCGCCGACCTGAACGGGGTGCGCATCGCGCCGGTGCTGGCCGCCGCGCAGGTGGCGGCGGCACAGGCGGTCCAGCATGCCCCGGCGCACGGGGCCGCCGCGGGCAGCCATCCGATGTAG
- a CDS encoding DMT family transporter, translated as MAWTLLVLAGLIEIVMALALKHTDGWTRLGPTALGIGAALASIYLLSAALRHLPVGTAYAIWTGIGAIGVTLIGILFLGESASPLRLVLIGLVFVGIGGLKLLPA; from the coding sequence ATGGCGTGGACGCTGCTGGTGCTGGCCGGGCTGATCGAGATCGTGATGGCACTGGCGCTGAAACATACCGACGGCTGGACCCGCCTGGGCCCGACGGCGCTGGGCATCGGCGCCGCGCTGGCCAGTATCTACCTGCTCAGCGCGGCCCTGCGGCACCTGCCGGTGGGCACGGCCTACGCGATCTGGACCGGGATCGGCGCCATCGGCGTGACGCTGATCGGCATCCTGTTCCTGGGCGAGAGCGCGTCGCCACTGCGGCTGGTGCTGATCGGGCTGGTCTTCGTCGGCATCGGCGGATTGAAGCTGCTGCCGGCCTGA
- a CDS encoding LysR family transcriptional regulator, giving the protein MQEADWDDLKYFLAVGQSGSLAGAARALHVNHSTVLRRLARLEDTLGTLLFERHATGYAMTLAGEALAQRLAGVGEQIDAAQRQLSGLDSQLSGPLRVTTTDTLLGALLMPLFAAFRALHPRIQLQLVVNNSFLSLSRREADMAIRPANTPPEYLVGRRIGRLQTAPYAARSYLQQLGLPAAADSPALSDWPAYDWVVPDEALSHLAQARWIREHVPEPRRVVSADSLVAMADAVRHGMGAGMLLCLLAGDDPALVRLAPPDAAMDTDLWVLTHPDLRHSARVRALADFLHERLGQGKWLAR; this is encoded by the coding sequence ATGCAGGAAGCAGACTGGGACGACCTGAAGTACTTCCTGGCCGTGGGCCAGTCCGGCTCGCTGGCCGGCGCCGCGCGCGCCCTGCATGTCAACCACTCGACGGTGCTGCGCCGGCTGGCGCGGCTGGAAGACACCCTGGGCACGCTGCTGTTCGAGCGCCACGCCACCGGCTACGCCATGACCCTGGCCGGCGAGGCGCTGGCGCAGCGGCTGGCGGGGGTGGGCGAACAGATCGATGCGGCGCAGCGCCAGCTGTCCGGCCTGGACAGCCAGCTCAGCGGCCCGTTGCGCGTGACCACCACCGACACGCTGCTGGGCGCGCTGCTGATGCCGCTGTTTGCCGCGTTCCGCGCGCTGCATCCGCGCATCCAGCTGCAGCTGGTGGTCAACAACAGCTTTCTCAGCCTGAGCCGGCGCGAGGCCGATATGGCAATCCGGCCGGCGAACACGCCGCCGGAGTACCTGGTGGGCCGCCGTATCGGCCGGCTGCAAACGGCGCCGTACGCCGCGCGCAGCTACCTGCAGCAACTCGGCCTGCCGGCCGCGGCGGACAGCCCCGCGCTATCGGACTGGCCGGCCTATGACTGGGTCGTGCCGGACGAAGCGCTGTCGCACCTGGCCCAGGCGCGCTGGATCCGCGAGCACGTGCCGGAGCCGCGCCGCGTGGTCAGCGCCGACAGCCTGGTGGCGATGGCGGACGCGGTCCGCCATGGCATGGGCGCCGGCATGCTGCTGTGCCTGCTGGCCGGCGACGATCCCGCACTGGTGCGGCTGGCGCCGCCCGACGCCGCCATGGACACCGACCTGTGGGTGCTGACCCACCCCGACCTGCGGCACAGCGCGCGAGTGCGGGCGCTGGCGGATTTCCTGCATGAACGGCTCGGGCAAGGCAAATGGCTGGCGCGATGA
- a CDS encoding HD-GYP domain-containing protein, whose product MLRRIGSEQLQVGMFVARLGGPWINHPFWRARFLVASEEQVRQIQSAGVREIWIDILKGRNLPAPEEAAGAATAMASARPAPGADGPADAPPATTLEAEIVHARELLQSGKAVIGSMFADVRMGRALEVSGALLLVDAASRSLSRHGQALLALARLKARGDDNYLHAFAVCALMIAVGRTLGLPGDEVRELGLAGLVHDIGKLTVPGAANLRAGERTPEQEEAYRRHPSAGYRILNEARLYSNIPLDVCVHHHERVDGRGFPFGLVGHELSVHARIGAICDTYDALTASHPGHQPWSPARAMEYMAVRVDTLFDRHVFKAFSRTVGIYPLGTVLRLRSNRLAVVCAQHDADPLRPKVMVFYSVSQSRPVPTELVDLRHGDETVVAFENAAEWGFTDEQLLEMYAPAA is encoded by the coding sequence ATGCTGAGACGCATTGGGTCGGAGCAATTGCAGGTCGGGATGTTCGTCGCCAGGCTGGGCGGGCCCTGGATCAACCATCCGTTCTGGCGCGCGCGCTTCCTGGTCGCCAGCGAGGAGCAGGTACGGCAGATCCAGTCGGCCGGCGTGCGCGAAATCTGGATCGATATCCTGAAGGGCCGCAACCTGCCGGCGCCGGAAGAGGCGGCCGGCGCAGCCACGGCCATGGCTTCGGCCCGGCCCGCGCCCGGCGCCGATGGCCCGGCTGACGCGCCGCCCGCCACCACGCTCGAAGCCGAGATCGTGCATGCGCGCGAACTGCTGCAGTCCGGCAAGGCCGTGATCGGTTCGATGTTCGCCGACGTGCGCATGGGGCGGGCACTGGAGGTCAGCGGCGCGCTGCTGCTGGTCGACGCGGCCTCGCGCTCGCTGTCGCGCCACGGGCAGGCGCTGCTGGCGCTGGCGCGGCTCAAGGCGCGCGGCGACGACAACTACCTGCATGCCTTCGCGGTCTGCGCGCTGATGATCGCAGTCGGCCGCACCCTGGGCCTGCCCGGCGACGAGGTGCGCGAACTGGGCCTGGCCGGCCTGGTGCACGACATCGGCAAGCTGACCGTGCCCGGAGCCGCCAACCTCCGCGCCGGCGAGCGCACGCCCGAGCAGGAGGAGGCCTACCGCCGCCATCCCTCCGCCGGCTATCGCATCCTCAACGAAGCCCGGCTCTATTCCAATATCCCGCTCGATGTCTGCGTTCACCACCATGAGCGCGTGGACGGACGCGGTTTCCCCTTTGGCCTCGTGGGGCACGAACTGAGCGTGCATGCCAGGATCGGCGCGATCTGCGACACCTATGACGCGCTCACCGCCAGCCATCCCGGGCACCAGCCATGGTCGCCGGCCCGCGCCATGGAATACATGGCGGTGCGCGTCGACACGCTGTTCGACCGGCACGTGTTCAAGGCCTTCTCGCGCACCGTCGGCATCTACCCGCTCGGCACCGTACTGCGGCTGCGCTCCAACCGGCTGGCGGTAGTCTGCGCGCAGCATGACGCCGACCCGCTGCGGCCCAAGGTGATGGTGTTCTACTCGGTGTCGCAGTCGCGGCCGGTGCCGACCGAGCTGGTCGACCTGCGCCACGGCGACGAGACCGTGGTGGCGTTCGAGAACGCGGCGGAGTGGGGCTTTACGGATGAGCAGCTGCTGGAGATGTATGCGCCGGCGGCGTGA
- a CDS encoding putative quinol monooxygenase: MSGTYTLVGIARAKAHRRDALVSQLAALRSRGLTEPGCLDYHVGQDAEDARVFVIYMVWDSKRALESHLNRPYMRDFHAARADFVEGDFSFRWLNAA; this comes from the coding sequence ATGTCCGGAACGTACACGCTAGTCGGCATCGCCCGTGCCAAGGCGCATCGCCGCGATGCGCTGGTCTCCCAGCTCGCCGCGCTGCGCTCGCGCGGGCTGACCGAGCCCGGCTGCCTGGACTACCACGTCGGGCAGGATGCCGAGGATGCGCGGGTGTTCGTCATCTACATGGTCTGGGACTCCAAGCGCGCGCTCGAATCGCACCTGAACCGCCCCTATATGCGCGATTTCCACGCCGCGCGCGCTGACTTCGTCGAAGGCGATTTCAGCTTCCGCTGGCTCAACGCCGCCTGA
- a CDS encoding cysteine synthase A, which produces MEIRDGFAGTIGHTPLIRLAGLSAETGCDIYGKAEFLNPGGSVKDRAALYIIRDAERRGLLKPGGTVIEGTAGNTGIGLAHLCAARGYRCIVVIPDTQSPEKMERLRMLGAEVRAVPAKPYADPDNYQKIAGRLADETENAIWANQFDNLANRQAHYETTGPEIWHATTGHIDAFTCATGTGGSLAGIARCLKEHKPGVRIVLADPHGSGLYHFVKHREVKAEGSSITEGIGSSRVTANLQDTPIDDAVRIDDQTCVDMVYRLLREEGLFVGGSSGINVGAAVALAREMGPGHTIVTLLCDRGDLYMGRLFNEAWLQGKGLQPIPFRRASPAG; this is translated from the coding sequence ATGGAGATCAGGGATGGATTTGCCGGCACCATCGGCCATACGCCGCTGATCCGGCTGGCCGGCCTGAGCGCCGAAACCGGCTGCGATATCTACGGCAAGGCGGAATTCCTCAATCCGGGCGGCTCGGTCAAGGATCGGGCGGCGCTGTACATCATCCGCGACGCCGAGCGGCGCGGACTGCTGAAGCCGGGCGGCACGGTGATCGAGGGCACAGCGGGCAATACCGGCATCGGCCTGGCGCACCTGTGCGCGGCGCGCGGCTACCGCTGCATCGTGGTGATCCCCGACACGCAATCCCCGGAAAAGATGGAGCGGCTGCGCATGCTCGGCGCCGAGGTACGCGCGGTGCCGGCCAAGCCCTACGCCGATCCCGACAACTACCAGAAGATCGCCGGCCGGCTGGCCGACGAAACCGAGAATGCGATCTGGGCCAACCAGTTCGACAACCTCGCCAACCGCCAGGCCCACTACGAGACCACCGGCCCGGAGATCTGGCACGCCACCACCGGCCATATCGACGCCTTCACCTGCGCCACCGGCACCGGCGGCTCGCTCGCGGGCATCGCCCGCTGCCTGAAGGAACACAAGCCGGGCGTGCGCATCGTGCTGGCCGACCCGCACGGCAGCGGCCTGTACCACTTCGTCAAGCACCGCGAGGTCAAGGCCGAAGGCAGCTCGATCACTGAAGGCATCGGCTCCAGCCGCGTCACCGCCAACCTGCAGGACACCCCCATCGACGATGCCGTGCGCATCGACGACCAGACCTGCGTCGACATGGTCTACCGGCTGCTGCGCGAGGAAGGACTGTTCGTGGGCGGGTCATCCGGCATCAACGTCGGCGCCGCGGTAGCGCTGGCGCGCGAGATGGGGCCGGGTCACACCATCGTGACGCTGCTGTGCGACCGTGGCGACCTGTACATGGGACGGCTGTTCAATGAAGCGTGGCTGCAGGGCAAGGGGCTGCAGCCGATTCCGTTCCGCCGGGCCAGCCCGGCCGGCTAG
- the prpR gene encoding propionate catabolism operon regulatory protein PrpR — protein MAPPVSTQGRPRIWAIGISRLARAFADLIPAYADRAEFRIVGKGFEAAASAVSREVREGRLDVVVAGGSNGAYLRQHVDVPVVLVKVTGFDVMSALATARRISPRVALVTHAATYAEVDEFVRAFSLSVPAYTYLTEDDAVARVKALKQEGIQVVVGPGLVTDLADRYGLTGVFLYSGNSVRMALEDAIEAARLRRIEATRRDYVNTILAHLNEGVAAVDAQGRIQSFNPAMERFLGTSAAAAVGRKLQTLAPSLALEGVMQSGDKELEAIHKLGDKMVVVNRIPILSEAGTAGAVLTIQDASAIQRVDRNLRSRSRARPAAVRYSLDDLAGTSAAMTALRELARRYAAVDSTVLIGGESGTGKEVLAQGMHDASPRRAFPFVAVNCAAFPEALLESELFGYEEGAFTGARRGGKAGLFESAHNGTLFLDEVGDMPPALQTRLLRVLQEKQVLPIGGLDAVPVNVRVIAATHRDLAAMVRDGTFRQDLYYRLNILRIAMPPLRERAEDLPELAELLYRRAQDRLGLERPQRLPAAARARLARYRWPGNIRELENVTERIAVLVAGRRLDGEALQRELHAAAPELFGDAALATAPAGGPEAAPAAPAARARRSLARVKQSSEVDHIRRVLEECGGDRTAACHILGISPTTLWRRLKAA, from the coding sequence ATGGCTCCGCCCGTCTCCACGCAAGGCCGCCCGCGCATCTGGGCGATCGGCATCAGCCGCCTCGCGCGCGCCTTTGCCGACCTGATCCCGGCCTATGCCGACCGCGCCGAATTCCGCATCGTCGGCAAGGGCTTCGAGGCCGCCGCCAGCGCGGTGTCGCGCGAGGTGCGCGAGGGCCGGCTCGACGTGGTGGTCGCCGGCGGCTCCAACGGCGCCTACCTGCGCCAGCATGTCGACGTGCCGGTGGTGCTGGTCAAGGTCACGGGATTCGACGTGATGAGCGCACTGGCTACCGCGCGGCGGATTTCGCCGCGGGTTGCGCTGGTCACGCATGCGGCGACCTATGCCGAGGTCGACGAATTCGTGCGCGCGTTTTCGCTGTCGGTGCCGGCCTATACCTACCTGACCGAGGACGACGCCGTGGCGCGGGTGAAGGCGCTCAAGCAGGAGGGGATCCAGGTGGTGGTGGGTCCCGGCCTGGTGACCGACCTGGCCGACCGCTATGGCTTGACCGGCGTGTTCCTGTACTCCGGCAACTCGGTGCGGATGGCGCTCGAAGACGCGATCGAGGCCGCGCGCCTGCGCCGCATCGAGGCCACCCGGCGCGACTACGTCAACACTATCCTGGCGCACCTGAACGAGGGCGTGGCGGCGGTCGATGCGCAAGGGCGCATCCAGTCGTTCAACCCGGCGATGGAGCGCTTCCTAGGCACCTCGGCCGCCGCCGCGGTGGGACGCAAGCTGCAGACGCTGGCGCCCAGCCTGGCGCTGGAAGGCGTGATGCAGAGCGGCGACAAGGAGCTCGAGGCGATCCACAAGCTCGGCGACAAGATGGTGGTGGTCAACCGCATTCCCATCCTCTCGGAGGCCGGCACCGCCGGCGCGGTGCTGACCATCCAGGATGCCAGCGCGATCCAGCGCGTCGACCGCAACCTGCGCTCGCGCAGCCGCGCGCGGCCGGCGGCGGTGCGCTACAGCCTGGACGACCTGGCCGGCACCTCGGCGGCGATGACGGCCCTGCGAGAACTGGCGCGGCGCTACGCCGCGGTGGACTCGACCGTGCTGATCGGCGGCGAGAGCGGCACCGGCAAGGAGGTGCTGGCGCAAGGCATGCACGATGCCAGCCCGCGCCGCGCGTTCCCGTTCGTCGCGGTCAATTGCGCCGCCTTTCCCGAGGCGCTGCTGGAAAGCGAGCTGTTCGGCTACGAAGAGGGCGCCTTCACCGGCGCGCGCCGCGGCGGCAAGGCCGGCCTGTTCGAATCGGCCCACAACGGCACGCTGTTTCTCGACGAGGTCGGCGACATGCCGCCCGCGCTGCAGACGCGCCTGCTGCGCGTGCTGCAGGAAAAGCAGGTGCTGCCGATCGGCGGGCTCGACGCGGTGCCGGTGAACGTGCGCGTGATCGCCGCCACGCATCGCGACCTGGCGGCGATGGTGCGCGACGGCACCTTCCGGCAAGACCTGTATTACCGCCTCAACATCCTGCGCATTGCCATGCCGCCGCTGCGCGAGCGCGCCGAAGACCTGCCCGAGCTGGCCGAACTGCTGTACCGCCGCGCGCAGGACCGGCTGGGGCTGGAGCGTCCGCAGCGCCTGCCCGCCGCGGCCCGCGCGCGGCTGGCGCGCTACCGCTGGCCCGGCAACATCCGCGAGCTGGAGAACGTGACCGAGCGCATCGCGGTGCTGGTCGCCGGCCGCCGGCTGGACGGCGAAGCCTTGCAGCGCGAACTGCATGCCGCCGCCCCCGAGCTGTTCGGCGATGCCGCGCTTGCCACTGCGCCAGCGGGCGGGCCCGAGGCCGCACCGGCGGCGCCGGCCGCGCGCGCGCGCCGCTCGCTGGCGCGCGTCAAGCAATCCAGCGAGGTCGACCATATCCGGCGCGTGCTGGAAGAGTGCGGCGGCGACCGGACCGCCGCCTGCCATATCCTCGGCATCAGCCCCACCACGCTGTGGCGGCGGCTGAAGGCGGCCTAA
- the prpB gene encoding methylisocitrate lyase, with the protein MTYSASDLARSAGARFRQALADEHPLQVVGTINANHALLAKRAGYRAIYLSGGGVAAGSLGLPDLGISNLDDVLTDIRRITDVCDTPLLVDVDTGFGASAFNVARTTKSLIKFGAAAMHIEDQVGAKRCGHRPNKEIVTQGEMVDRIKAAVDARTDENFVIMARTDALAVEGLDSAIERAVACVEAGADAIFPEAMTDLAMYRKFVDAVKVPVLANITEFGATPLFTTDELGGAGVSMVLYPLSAFRAMNKAAENVYAAIRRDGTQKNVVDTMQTRAELYESIGYHAFEQKLDALFAQGKGK; encoded by the coding sequence ATGACCTACTCCGCTTCCGACCTCGCGCGCTCCGCTGGGGCCCGTTTCCGCCAGGCGCTTGCCGACGAGCATCCGCTGCAGGTGGTCGGCACCATCAACGCCAACCACGCCCTGCTGGCCAAGCGTGCCGGCTACCGCGCCATCTACCTGTCGGGCGGCGGCGTCGCGGCCGGCTCGCTGGGCCTGCCGGACCTGGGCATCTCGAACCTGGATGACGTGCTGACCGACATCCGCCGCATTACCGACGTGTGCGACACGCCGCTGCTGGTCGATGTCGACACGGGCTTCGGCGCCTCGGCCTTCAACGTGGCCCGCACTACCAAGTCGCTGATCAAGTTCGGCGCCGCGGCCATGCACATCGAGGACCAGGTCGGCGCCAAGCGCTGCGGCCACCGTCCCAACAAGGAAATCGTCACCCAGGGTGAAATGGTCGACCGCATCAAGGCCGCCGTCGATGCCCGCACTGACGAGAACTTCGTCATCATGGCCCGCACCGATGCGCTGGCCGTCGAAGGCCTGGACAGCGCCATCGAGCGCGCCGTGGCCTGCGTGGAAGCCGGCGCCGATGCCATCTTCCCCGAAGCCATGACCGACCTGGCCATGTACCGCAAGTTTGTCGATGCGGTAAAGGTGCCGGTGCTGGCCAATATCACCGAATTCGGCGCCACGCCGCTGTTCACCACTGATGAACTTGGCGGCGCCGGCGTGTCGATGGTGCTGTATCCGCTGTCGGCCTTCCGCGCCATGAACAAGGCGGCGGAAAACGTCTACGCGGCGATCCGCCGCGACGGCACGCAGAAGAACGTGGTCGATACCATGCAGACCCGCGCCGAGCTCTACGAGAGCATCGGCTACCATGCCTTCGAACAGAAGCTCGACGCCCTGTTCGCGCAGGGCAAGGGCAAGTAA